Genomic segment of Actinomycetota bacterium:
CGGTGTGCGTGGCGGCGCTCACGCCGGCTCCCGCACCCGTTCGGTCACCGAACCGTCACGCGCCAGCAGCAGGACCTCGGCCTCGTGGGCGCACCTGCGGACCAGGGCGTCCACGTCCAGCGAAACCTCCGCTTGCAGACACTCACGGACCGAAGCGCGGGTGGCGGGCGACCTGGGGACGAACATCGAGCAACAGTCGGCGTAGGGCTGGATCGACAGCTCGTAGGTGCCGATCCGCCGGGCTTCGTCGATGATGTCCTGCTTGTCGTCGCCGATCAGGGGCCTCAGCAGGGGCATGGGTGCGGCGTCATCCACGCAGGCGAGATTCTCCAGGGTCTGGGACGCGACCTGGCCGAGACTGTCCCCGGTGACGAGGGCCTTCGCGCCCGCGCTCCGGGCGAGCTGACCCGCGATGCGGACCATAAAGCGCCTGTAGAGCACCACCCTCAAGGCCGGAGGCGCACAGGACACGATTTCCCGCTGCGTCTCGCCCAGCGCGACCAGGAACAGCTTGGTTGTCCCCTGCCTGCGGGCGATCGTGGCCGCGAGCTCCACGGCCTTGCGCGTCCCGGCGCGGTCGGTGAAGGGGGCCGAGTGGAAGTGGATCAGCACGGCCCGGGCTCCCCTGCGCATCATCCTGTAGGCGGCTACCGGCGAATCGATCCCCCCCGACAGAAGGACTCCGACGCGGCCGGAGGATCCAACCGGGAGCCCACCGGGACCACGCCGGCGGTCCACGTACACCAGAGCCCTGCTCCCGAGGACCTCCGCGTGCACCGTGGCGTCGGGGTCGTCCAGGTGGACGGCCGCCGCAGTTGCCTGCCTGATCCGGTCTCCAATCTGGACGTTCATCTGGTTGGACGTCAGCGGGTGCTGCTTGTCGGAGCGCCGGGCCGCGACCGCGAAGCTGCGGAACTCAAGGGGTTCCAGCAGTTCCAGCGCGGCCGACGTCATCTCTTCGACGGAGGGGGCCACCTGCAGGCCGGGAGAGTAGGAGGCGATGCCGAAGGTGGACCCCGCGGCTTCGAGCACGTCATCGCGCGGGGCTCCGCCGGTGTGGACGAGGATCCTGCCGTTCAGGCCTTCCACCCGACCCGCTCCGGCAGGAATGGCGTCCCGCAGGTTGTCCAACAGCATCCGCTCGAACATGCCGCGGTTGCGGCCCTTGAGTCCGATCTCGTGGTAGTGGACGACCACCACCGGACCCCGGACGGCAGCTTCGGAGGAGTGCGGGCGGGCGGCGCTCATGGTCCCTTCAGTCGTGCGCCGCTTCGGCGGCTCGGGCGCATCCAGCCTAACCGGGCGGTGTGGCCGGGTTAGACTCGCTAAACGGCCAGGGGGAAGCCTTGCGGAACCGCATACCAATGTTTCCGCTTCACACCCTGCTCTTCCCGCACACGGACCTCGGACTTCACGTCTTCGAGCACAGATACCAGAGCCTCGTGGCCGACTGCCTGGACAACGGCGGCGGCTTCGGTGTCGTGCTGATCCGCAGAGGCCGGGAGGTCACGGGGCCCGCCGACCCGCACGTGACCGGCACCCTGGCTCACATCGGCGGGTACGCCCGGCTCCCGGATGGGCGCTACCTTCTAGAGGTCGAGGGGATGAAGAGGTTCCGTATCCAGTCCATGAACGGGTCCACCCCCTACCCGCAGGCGGACGTGACCTGGCTCCCGGAGCCCATCGGCGACTTCGGCAGGGCGCGGTCTGACGGAGAGTTGGTGGAAGAGCTTCTCACCACACACCGGCAAAGATGCGGCGACGGCGACATCCCCGTCCCGCTGCCGGTTGACCCGGTTGCGCGGTCATACGTGGTGGCCAACCTGCTGCCGGTCGACCCGCCCGAGAAGCAGTCCCTTCTGGACACCGAGTCGGCCGACGTACGGCTCGCCAGGGAGGTCGCGATCCTGCGGCGAGAGATGGCCCTGCTGGACCACCTGGCCGCCGGCCGCAGCTAGCCGCGCGGCCCCGGTGAGACAGAAGGGGCCACGTCGGACCGGCGCACCCGCAGCAGCTCTGTGATCCGCGACTCCAGCTTGTCCTCGTCAACCTCGCCGTGGTCCTTGAAGGCGAGTCTGCCGTCGTCCCGGAAGAACAGGGTCATCGGCAGTCCGGACCCCTTTCGCTCGACCAGGATGTCTCCCCGCGCGTCGCCGAAGCTGGCGAACGGAACCGAGTACTCCTCGATGAACCTGGCCGCCGCATCCGGGTCGTCGCGGGAGTCGACCCCAAGGAACTCGACTCGGCCGTCATAGGCCTTGGAGGCCGCGACGAACCTGGGCATCTCCGCCTTGCACGGAGCACACCAGGAGGCCCAGAAGTTCACGACCACGGGAGTTCCTTTCAGCGCGGCGATCGTCGCCCGGAACGATGCGGGCTTCGCTTCGACGACCTTTCCCGGCTGCAGCCGCACCGGCCGTGCCGAGCCCGGGCCGGACACGTCATCTCCCCTCACCGTGCAGCCTGCCAGCGCGAACACCAGTGACAGAACCGCCAGTCGTCTCATCCTGCCAACCTAGCCCACGGGTAGAATGGCCGCGGCCGGTCGCTCAAGGAGGGTGTTCGTGGGGGCAATGTCGCGCTTTATGACGGTGATCAGGGCGAAGCTGAATCGACTCGCCGGCAGGGCCGAAGACCCTCGCGAGCTGCTGGACTACTCCTACGAAAAGCAGATCGAGCTCCTCCAGAAAGTTCGCAAGGGCATCGCGGACGTGGCCACTTCCAAGGCCCGCCTGCGGCTGCAGGCCGGGCGGCTGGAGGAGCAGGTCGCAAAACTGGACAACCAGGCCCGCAGGGCGGTCGGGGCCGGACGCGAGGACCTCGCCAGACTCGCCCTTCAACGCAAAAAGGAGATCCAGTCCCAGCTCCAGGGGATGGACGGTCAGATTTCCAGCATCGAGTCCGAAGAGCAGAAGCTCAAGGACACCGAGTCAAAGCTGCAGTCGCGGATCGAGGCCTTCAGGACCCGCAAGGAGACGGTCAAGGCGCAGTATTCCGCCGCCGAGGCCCAGGTTCGGGTAGGCGAGGCCGTTACCGGACTCTCGACGCAGTTCGGCGACGTGGGCCGCGCGCTCGAGCGGGCCGAGGAGAAGACCGAGGAGCTCCAGGCGCGCGCGACGGCGGTGGACGAGCTGATCGACTCCGGCACCATCCCCGACCTCACGGCACCCAGGGATCAAATCGAAGCCGAGCTCCAAAAGGTGTCCCAGGAAAGCGACGTTGAACTGGAGCTCGCGGAGATGCGCCGCGAACTGGGGCCGGCTTCTCCCGGTCCCGGCGAAGCCGGCTGATCAGCCGCGGCAGTCGCCGACGCAGAGGTCGAGAGGTTCCGTGCGCACCTGGCTGGACGCCGTGAGCACGCCGACAACCCGGTAGCGTCCGGAGCTCAGGCGGGAACCGCTTTCACCCGCCGTCTTCGTCGCGTACTGACGGCACTCACGGGGGAACCACCGCTCCGAGGAGAGCGACTGCGTGAACATCTGGTCGTCGGACCAGCGCCAGACCGGACGGGGATCGCCGGACCTGTGCATCTCGAAGTCGTATCGCTGGCCGGTCGGAAACGACACCGTCACCTCGCGGTCCGCGGGGTTGCACACCTGCAGCACCATCTGGATGGGCTGTCCCTGCTGGACCTCCTTGCGCGGGAGCGCGAGCCCGACGTCCAGCCCGTTTCGCTTAACCGTGGATGCCTCGTCGGGCACCTGTCCCGACCCTGTGCGCGGACCCGAGGTGGGGGGGGTGCCGGCGGCCATCGGGTTTTCGGGGTCGCCGGAGAATGATTCGGGTTCAGAGCCGCCGCCGGGGGTCGGGCTGGCCTCCTCATCCTGACCCTGGCTGCCGGGAGACGTGCTCTGGGCGAACCCACCCTCCCAGAAGTTCCCAATCTCGCTGTTCCAAGGCCTCAGCACGACCGCAAACCCCAGCAGCACGGTCATCACCATGCCCGCCGCAGCCAACGCCGAGCGGCGGGAGCGGATCTTCTGCGCCCGGTCCTGGATTTCGGCGACCGCGGGCGTCCGTACTCGCGGCACCCGCTCGGACCTCAGCGGCTCGAAAGGATCGTTTTGAGACACGTCAGTCCTCTCCGAGTTCTTTACGAAGTCTTTCGCGGGCCTGGTACAGCAAGGACTTGACCGTACCGGGCCTGCATCCCATCGACTTGGCGGCCTCGTCCACCGGGAGGCCGAGCACGTAGTGCAGGGCCACGGCGGTCCTTTGTCTCAGCGGGAGCCTCTTTAACGCCTCGTGCAGTTCTGGATACGCCTCCGGGCCCGGCTGGACCAGCGTCTCGCGGCCCCCGAGCTTCGCGAATGCCCTCGCCTCGCGCGCGGCCCTGCGCTTCCAGCTGATTGCGAGATTCACGGCCACGCGGTGGATCCATCCCGCTGGGTTGCCGTCCGGCCACAGCTTCGGCCAGGACAGGTACGCACGCGCAAATGCCTCCTGCACCAAGTCCTCCGCCGTCCCCTGGTCACGGACCACCAGCCGGACCGTCGACACGAGCTTCTGGTACCGCTCGGCCAGAAACGCCTCGAACGCCTGCTCCGGCGTCGTTTCGACTGCATCATGGGGAACGCTGCTGGGCTGCTCGCGGTTCAGGATGCGGCTCCTGTGAAGGGCAGCCCCCACAAGGGGTAGCGGTACTCGAGATCCTTTTCCATCGGCAGCTCCCCTTCGAGCAGAGCGTGCGCCCGCAGCTCAAGCGCGGAGTCCCTGGCCGACCCGGAACGCGGGGCGAAGGCGTAGAAGGTGCCTCGCTTAAAGGAGTAGACCAGGTGAAGGGGCTTCTGTTGATCGTCCAGAAACGGAAAGACGCAGCAGAGCAGCTGGTCTCTGAATCCCTGCTCCAGGACCATCTGTGAGGCGATCTGGGCCGCCGCGACCAGGTCCGGGAAGTCCTGGTCCTGCACCACCACCCACACAAAGCCGTACTCGTCGGTCGTGATCCGGCTGGTGGATCCCAGGTCGTCGGCAGCCATCGCGAGCAGCCGCTCCAGGTCGCGCTTCACCTCGTCAAAGGACGACGCGGCCACGCCCCTGACCGCGAGCGCGACTTGGTCGGCCGGCACATGCGACAGCTGCGTCCGGACGGTGAGCTCGGCCCCCGAGATCGCCCCCAGGCGCTCGTTGGTGGAGGGCGGAAGCCTGCGGCGGCCGAACAGGACGTTGAGGATGCCCACTCGCGAACTATACGTGCGCGGGGTACGCCTTCCCCACGGACGGAGGGTGGGCGAAGCCGCCGGTCAGCTGCGCTCGAGCTCCTGCTGGATCTGCGCGAGCTGACGAAGGCGCCTGTCCAGCGACGGGTGCGTCGAGAAGATCTCCTTCACCTTCGTAGGCACGATGAAAAACGCGTTCATCGTCTCGACCTGCCTCATGTCCCGCTGGGGCATCCGCTCCATGGCCCCCGAGATCTTGACGAGAGCGGAGGCCAGGTGCGACGGGTGCCCGGTGAGCTGGGCTCCGCCGCGGTCGGCGGCGAGCTCACGGTAACGGCCCAGGGCAAGGATCAAAACCTGTGACACCAGGTAGACGACCATGGACACCAGCCACACGACGACCATCGACCCACCGCCGCTGTCTTCGTCGTCTCCGCCGCCGAAGATCCCCATCCACAGAAACGAGCGCATGATGAAAAACGCCAGCATGGCGAAGAACGAAGCGAGCGTCATGACCGCGACGTCCCGGTGGACGACGTGCGAGATCTCGTGGCTCAACACAGCCTCGAGCTCCGCAGGCTCGAGCCCCTCCATCAGCACACGGGTCACCGCTATGACCGCCCGCTTGGGGCTGCGACCGGTGGCGAACGCGTTCGCGATCGGCATGTCGGAGATCGCCACACGTGGCTTGGGGATGTTGGCCAGCTGCGCAAGCCTGCCGATGATGGCGTGCAGCTCCGGAGCCTCCTCCGCGGACACTTCCTTGGCCCCCATTCCCAGCATGGCGAGCCGGTCCGAGAAGAAGTACTGGGCGCCCAGCATGACCCCCGCAATCACTACGAGAAGTCCAACTCCCACGCCCAGGCTCGACAAAAAGGCGAGGAACGCGATGTAGACGGCCGCCAGCATGGCCATCGTCGCGAACATGCGCGTCGACAGCTTCCAGTCCCTGCCTATCGTCCCTCGTGTCATGTCCGGGCTCTTACTCCTTCGGTCGGCGAATGGCTTCCCTCTACGAAACGCCCGCGGCGCGCGTCCGGGTTCCTCAAATCCCGTAGTGCGCTCTCGCAGCTTGGAACCGGTCCTTGGGGACGCTCATGATCGCCGTGTCATGCCAGACGCCGCCGCGATATGAGCGTCCCGCCAGCCGTCCCTCCAGCTCGAAACCGCAGGAGGCGTAGACGTGCCCCGCACGCGAGTTGTCGGCCAGCATCGTCAGCTCCACCCGCTCCAGCCCGCACTCGTCAAAGGCCACGGCCAGCAGCGCCATAACCGCGTCGCGTCCCAGCCCCTGTCCCCACAGCTGCTTGTCCCCGATGTACACGTACATCGCGCACACACGCGGCTCCCAACGGAACTGGTTCAGTCCGCACTTGCCGATGGGCCGGTCCTCCAGCGTGATGACGAACGGCCGGCCGTCACGCCGCGCTCTCTGCTGGTCCTCTTCGATGTCCCGCAGGCTGAACTGCAGCCTGTAGTCCATCCAGTGCGCCACCTCCGGGTCGTTCTGCCACGTTCTGAGCAGTGGGTGGTCCTCCGGCTCAACGGGCCTTAGCGCCACCTTCTTGCCGTGAGGCCCGCCGGTCATCCCACTCCCGTGAGCGCAGCGCGAACGCCCCGGCACGCCATCACGGATGCGTACGTCTCGAG
This window contains:
- the thiI gene encoding tRNA uracil 4-sulfurtransferase ThiI, whose product is MSAARPHSSEAAVRGPVVVVHYHEIGLKGRNRGMFERMLLDNLRDAIPAGAGRVEGLNGRILVHTGGAPRDDVLEAAGSTFGIASYSPGLQVAPSVEEMTSAALELLEPLEFRSFAVAARRSDKQHPLTSNQMNVQIGDRIRQATAAAVHLDDPDATVHAEVLGSRALVYVDRRRGPGGLPVGSSGRVGVLLSGGIDSPVAAYRMMRRGARAVLIHFHSAPFTDRAGTRKAVELAATIARRQGTTKLFLVALGETQREIVSCAPPALRVVLYRRFMVRIAGQLARSAGAKALVTGDSLGQVASQTLENLACVDDAAPMPLLRPLIGDDKQDIIDEARRIGTYELSIQPYADCCSMFVPRSPATRASVRECLQAEVSLDVDALVRRCAHEAEVLLLARDGSVTERVREPA
- a CDS encoding LON peptidase substrate-binding domain-containing protein, coding for MFPLHTLLFPHTDLGLHVFEHRYQSLVADCLDNGGGFGVVLIRRGREVTGPADPHVTGTLAHIGGYARLPDGRYLLEVEGMKRFRIQSMNGSTPYPQADVTWLPEPIGDFGRARSDGELVEELLTTHRQRCGDGDIPVPLPVDPVARSYVVANLLPVDPPEKQSLLDTESADVRLAREVAILRREMALLDHLAAGRS
- a CDS encoding redoxin domain-containing protein, whose protein sequence is MRRLAVLSLVFALAGCTVRGDDVSGPGSARPVRLQPGKVVEAKPASFRATIAALKGTPVVVNFWASWCAPCKAEMPRFVAASKAYDGRVEFLGVDSRDDPDAAARFIEEYSVPFASFGDARGDILVERKGSGLPMTLFFRDDGRLAFKDHGEVDEDKLESRITELLRVRRSDVAPSVSPGPRG
- a CDS encoding PspA/IM30 family protein, whose product is MSRFMTVIRAKLNRLAGRAEDPRELLDYSYEKQIELLQKVRKGIADVATSKARLRLQAGRLEEQVAKLDNQARRAVGAGREDLARLALQRKKEIQSQLQGMDGQISSIESEEQKLKDTESKLQSRIEAFRTRKETVKAQYSAAEAQVRVGEAVTGLSTQFGDVGRALERAEEKTEELQARATAVDELIDSGTIPDLTAPRDQIEAELQKVSQESDVELELAEMRRELGPASPGPGEAG
- a CDS encoding BsuPI-related putative proteinase inhibitor → MSQNDPFEPLRSERVPRVRTPAVAEIQDRAQKIRSRRSALAAAGMVMTVLLGFAVVLRPWNSEIGNFWEGGFAQSTSPGSQGQDEEASPTPGGGSEPESFSGDPENPMAAGTPPTSGPRTGSGQVPDEASTVKRNGLDVGLALPRKEVQQGQPIQMVLQVCNPADREVTVSFPTGQRYDFEMHRSGDPRPVWRWSDDQMFTQSLSSERWFPRECRQYATKTAGESGSRLSSGRYRVVGVLTASSQVRTEPLDLCVGDCRG
- a CDS encoding RNA polymerase sigma factor, translated to MGAALHRSRILNREQPSSVPHDAVETTPEQAFEAFLAERYQKLVSTVRLVVRDQGTAEDLVQEAFARAYLSWPKLWPDGNPAGWIHRVAVNLAISWKRRAAREARAFAKLGGRETLVQPGPEAYPELHEALKRLPLRQRTAVALHYVLGLPVDEAAKSMGCRPGTVKSLLYQARERLRKELGED
- the htpX gene encoding zinc metalloprotease HtpX, translated to MTRGTIGRDWKLSTRMFATMAMLAAVYIAFLAFLSSLGVGVGLLVVIAGVMLGAQYFFSDRLAMLGMGAKEVSAEEAPELHAIIGRLAQLANIPKPRVAISDMPIANAFATGRSPKRAVIAVTRVLMEGLEPAELEAVLSHEISHVVHRDVAVMTLASFFAMLAFFIMRSFLWMGIFGGGDDEDSGGGSMVVVWLVSMVVYLVSQVLILALGRYRELAADRGGAQLTGHPSHLASALVKISGAMERMPQRDMRQVETMNAFFIVPTKVKEIFSTHPSLDRRLRQLAQIQQELERS
- a CDS encoding GNAT family protein, which codes for MTGGPHGKKVALRPVEPEDHPLLRTWQNDPEVAHWMDYRLQFSLRDIEEDQQRARRDGRPFVITLEDRPIGKCGLNQFRWEPRVCAMYVYIGDKQLWGQGLGRDAVMALLAVAFDECGLERVELTMLADNSRAGHVYASCGFELEGRLAGRSYRGGVWHDTAIMSVPKDRFQAARAHYGI